A single genomic interval of Helicoverpa armigera isolate CAAS_96S chromosome 13, ASM3070526v1, whole genome shotgun sequence harbors:
- the LOC135117695 gene encoding uncharacterized protein LOC135117695 has protein sequence MISLVAKVINVFATSLQTILQLASFTGKLIVAAGSCVSSLIISTTKSLILFFQIVYEDNLPVFTEEIPASANGIVDTFVNQLKHVQDGVVDIYNEAFAKFCVLMTTTNWLLRAVVKVLVEVMTLLKSSVILVGDTVWFLVTFVPIHLPPLLRAVFMYVGHIIGNVIVDAYMALLKFTNYLTEVPLQSFMGITCAIIIVRLIVHFRETIIVQMTMLYWSLIRNVLYLYYMLINYFTNSEVGIITQMAGTQGLDSREGSFSSSPADDAASSADSLCVICQERQKCVLTLPCRHVCLCTDCCRRLYGYQRTCPICRTFIYHTVTVYL, from the coding sequence ATGATTTCACTTGTGGCTAAAGTCATCAATGTATTTGCAACAAGTCTTCAAACTATTCTGCAATTAGCATCCTTTacaggaaaattaatagtagCAGCAGGATCATGTGTGTCCTCGTTAATAATAAGCACTACAAaaagcttaattttattttttcaaatagtcTACGAAGACAACTTACCTGTATTTACCGAAGAAATACCGGCATCTGCTAATGGGATAGTTGACACATTTGTCAATCAATTGAAGCACGTTCAGGATGGAGTTGTTGACATCTACAACGAAGCATTTGCAAAATTTTGTGTACTAATGACTACAACGAATTGGTTATTAAGAGCAGTAGTGAAAGTGCTTGTTGAAGTGATGACTTTATTGAAGAGTTCTGTGATACTTGTGGGGGACACAGTGTGGTTCCTGGTAACATTTGTGCCCATTCATCTTCCGCCACTGTTGAGAGCAGTGTTCATGTATGTCGGCCATATCATAGGGAATGTAATTGTAGATGCCTACATGGCATTATtgaaatttacaaattatttaacagAAGTGCCTTTACAATCTTTTATGGGAATCACATGTGCTATCATTATTGTGCGTTTAATTGTGCATTTTAGGGAAACAATAATTGTTCAAATGACTATGTTGTATTGGTCATTAATAAGAAATGTATTATACTTATACTATATGCTAATTAACTATTTCACAAACTCCGAAGTGGGTATAATCACACAAATGGCTGGTACGCAAGGCTTAGACTCGAGAGAAGGTAGCTTTAGTTCCTCACCAGCAGATGATGCAGCCAGTTCTGCAGACTCTCTTTGTGTAATTTGCCAAGAACGACAGAAATGTGTTCTCACACTGCCTTGTCGCCATGTCTGTCTATGCACAGACTGTTGTAGACGTTTGTATGGCTATCAACGTACATGCCCTATTTGCAGGACATTTATTTATCACACAGTGACAGTGTATTTGTGA
- the LOC110371595 gene encoding uncharacterized protein LOC110371595, whose product MDTQSKSVQMNDMEKNNTPASLNDCAPDLNYEMEMCHEETGSNANLAKSKNLQSNEEVSFSRVPVIEGQTNSGTVTEISQTPKKSETCRASITTPAMPTSQSLIAGEVALTPTHSSFTPQAVNPHSAMTAITPMVSGTDQAKNSIKVQNCVSTIHLGCELKLLDIYCRTRFSEYNPARFHGVVMKIIDPRATALVFRSGKVLCTGLRNEHDSYIAARKFARIIQKLGYPAKFLDFKIQNFIATADLRFPIRLEALQQAHGQFASYEPELFPGLVYRMVRPRVVLLIFVNGKIVFTGGKTRGEINEALDIIYPILRSYRIS is encoded by the exons ATGGACACTCAATCAAAGTCTGTACAAATGAATGATATGGAGAAGAATAACACGCCTGCTTCTCTGAATGATTGCGCACCTGATTTAAATTATGAG ATGGAAATGTGTCATGAAGAAACTGGGAGCAATGCTAATTTGGCAAAATCAAAAAATTTGCAAAGCAACGAAGAAGTATCTTTTTCTAGAGTGCCTGTTATTGAAGGTCAAACAAACAGTGGCACTGTAACAGAAATCAGCCAGACCCCTAAGAAGTCAGAAACTTGTAGGGCATCAATAACTACTCCTGCAATGCCAACTTCCCAATCATTGATTGCTGGGGAGGTGGCCCTCACACCAACCCATAGCTCCTTTACTCCTCAAGCTGTAAATCCACACAGTGCAATGACTGCCATCACTCCTATGGTGAGTGGAACTGACCAAGCCAAGAACAGCATTAAAGTTCA AAATTGTGTATCAACTATACATTTAGGTTGTGAATTAAAATTGTTGGATATTTACTGTAGAACTCGTTTTTCTGAATACAATCCTGCTAGATTTCATGGTGTTGTTATGAAGATAATTGATCCAAGAGCCACAGCTTTGGTATTCAG atCTGGAAAAGTACTTTGCACTGGGCTCAGGAATGAACATGATTCTTATATAGCTGCAAGAAAATTTGCAAGAATAATCCAAAAACTTGGATATCCA GCGAAATTCTtggattttaaaatacaaaattttatagcAACAGCAGATTTGAGGTTTCCAATAAGATTAGAAGCTCTACAACAAGCACACGGGCAGTTCGCATCTTATGAACCAGAATTATTTCCAGGACTAGTATACCGAATGGTGCGACCCAGAGTGgttcttttaatatttgttaatggGAAGATAGTTTTTACAG GTGGTAAGACTAGGGGAGAAATAAATGAAGCGCTTGACATTATATACCCAATTTTGAGAAGTTACAGGATAAGCTAA
- the LOC110371597 gene encoding mediator of RNA polymerase II transcription subunit 8: MNMQQREEKQLETTIQAIINRVNDLKTAIQALINKLETEYETINWPTFLDNYAILSGHLTGLSKILQAELAASLRSRIVLPLQLSCERDEALARLTEGRVPACTHDLVPDLLRTKPEPQAEQRLQQFNHKASTLSYDTAQKQVAQFTKVVSHVWEIISKGREDWDGDSMRSAGMQPTHSISDTHALVTAVGTGKGLRPGIPSIVPQGVAPGMGPSRGPAPQLGQPTPSLPKAPSAIKTNIKAANQIHPYQR; the protein is encoded by the exons atgaatatgcaACAAAGAGAAGAAAAACAACTAGAGACTACGATTCAAGCAATAATTAATCGAGTCAATGATTTAAAAACTGCAATCCAAGCACTCATTAATAAATTAGAAACTGAATATGAAACAATTAACTGGCCTACATTTTTGGACAACTATGCAATTTTATCTGGACAT ttaacagGACTGAGTAAAATACTACAAGCTGAACTTGCAGCGTCACTGAGGTCACGTATTGTATTGCCACTTCAATTGAGCTGTGAGCGTGATGAAGCATTGGCTAGATTAACAGAAGGGCGTGTTCCAGCATGTACACATGATCTAGTACCAGATCTACTACGTACTAAGCCAGAACCTCAGGCTGAACAAAGACTTCAACAATTTAATCATAAAGCCAGTACATTAAGTTATGATACTGCACAG aaACAAGTTGCTCAATTCACAAAAGTGGTAAGCCATGTATGGGAAATAATATCGAAAGGTCGTGAAGATTGGGATGGGGATTCTATGCGATCGGCAG ggATGCAACCGACTCATAGTATTTCCGATACACATGCACTGGTGACTGCCGTGGGAACTGGCAAAGGATTACGACCTGGTATACCATCTATAGTTCCGCAAGGTGTTGCGCCAGGCATGGGCCCATCCAGGGGCCCAGCTCCACAACTTGGTCAGCCTACTCCTTCATTGCCGAAAGCGCCATCTGCTATTAAAACCAACATCAAAGCAGCAAACCAGATTCATCCCTATCAACGTTGA
- the LOC110371592 gene encoding T-complex protein 1 subunit delta, whose amino-acid sequence MAPKAGGDSAKVNSAVYKDKSKPTDIRLSNISAAKAVSDAIRTSLGPRGMDKMIQASNGEVTITNDGATILKQMSVIHPAAKMLVELSRAQDIEAGDGTTSVVVIAGALLDAAEKLLQKGIHPTVISDGFQQALQMALQVVEGMATPVDLSNEDALLKAAATSLNSKVVSQHSTILAPIAVQAIRAVMEPIVGGVGARVDLRDVKVIERIGGTVEDTELVQGLVIPHRASNVNGPHRIEKAKVGLIQFCISPPKTDMDHNVIVSDYAAMDRVLKEERQYILNIVKQIKKAGCNVLLVQKSILRDALSDLAIHFLDKIKTMVIKDIEREDIEFVCKTLGCRPIASLDHFTAENLVNVDLVEEVNEPAGKYIKMSGCGSGGRTVSVLVRGSSGAVVAEAARSLHDALCTVRCVARRPALLAGGGAPEAAAAAALARASLAAPGAAHYCLRAYADALEVVPSTLAENAGLNPIETVTELRAAHAAGAESGAGSSAGVNVRRGRVTDMRAEHVLQPLHVTASALALATETVRAILKIDDIVNTMN is encoded by the exons ATGGCACCAAAAGCTGGAGGTGATTCTGCAAAAGTTAATTCGGCGGTATACAAAGATAAAAGCAAACCAACTGATATTCGCCTCAGCAACATAAGTGCCGCAAAAG CTGTCTCAGATGCTATTCGCACGAGTTTGGGTCCTCGCGGTATGGATAAAATG ATTCAAGCCAGTAATGGTGAGGTCACCATAACCAATGATGGTGCTACTATTCTGAAACAAATGAGTGTAATTCATCCTGCCGCCAAAATG TTGGTGGAACTATCCCGCGCTCAAGATATAGAAGCTGGTGATGGTACCACATCTGTTGTGGTTATTGCTGGTGCCCTTTTGGATGCAGCCGAAAAGCTTCTGCAGAAAGGAATACACCCAACAGTAATTTCTGATGGTTTCCAGCAGGCATTACAAATGGCTTTGcag gTTGTTGAAGGTATGGCTACTCCAGTGGACTTATCAAATGAAGATGCACTGTTAAAGGCTGCAGCAACATCACTGAACTCAAAAGTAGTATCGCAGCATTCTACAATCCTTGCGCCTATAGCTGTGCAGGCTATCCGAGCAG taatGGAACCTATAGTCGGCGGTGTGGGCGCAAGAGTTGATCTTCGCGACGTAAAAGTAATTGAGCGCATTGGAGGAACTGTGGAAGACACTGAACTAGTTCAGGGGCTAGTTATACCGCATCGTGCGTCTAACGTCAATGGCCCTCACAGGATTGAGAAGGCCAAAGTTGGCCTAATACAGTTCTGTATCTCACCACCAAAAACAGAT atggACCATAATGTTATAGTGTCAGATTATGCAGCAATGGACCGCGTCTTGAAGGAAGAACGTCAATACATTTTGAACATTgtcaagcaaattaaaaaagCTGGTTGCAATGTTCTTTTGGTGCAAAAGTCAATTCTGCG TGACGCTCTCAGCGATTTGGCCATTCACTTCCTAGACAAGATCAAAACAATGGTCATCAAGGATATTGAAAGGGAGGACATAGAGTTTGTGTGCAAAACCCTTGGCTGCAGGCCAATTGCTTCTCTGGATCACTTCACAGCTGAAAATCTCGTTAATGTCGATCTGGTCGAGGAGGTCAATGAACCAGCTGGAAAGTACATAAAA ATGAGCGGGTGCGGGTCGGGCGGGCGCACGGTGTCGGTGCTGGTGCGCGGCTCGTCGGGCGCCGTGGTGGCGGAGGCGGCGCGCTCGCTGCACGACGCGCTGTGCACCGTGCGCTGCGTGGCGCGGCGGCCCGCGCTgctggcgggcggcggcgcgcccgaggcggcggcggcggcggcgctggcgcgGGCCTCGCTGGCGGCGCCGGGCGCGGCGCACTACTGCCTGCGCGCCTACGCCGACGCGCTCGAGGTCGTGCCCTCCACGCTCGCTGAGAACGCCG GGCTGAACCCCATCGAGACGGTGACGGAGCTGCGCGCGGCGCACGCGGCGGGCGCGGAGAGCGGCGCGGGCTCGAGCGCCGGCGTCAACGTGCGGCGCGGCCGCGTCACCGACATGCGCGCCGAGCACGTGCTGCAGCCGCTGCACGTCACGGCGTCGGCGCTGGCGCTCGCCACCGAGACTGTGCGCGCTATACTCAAGATCGATGATATT gtaaacaCCATGAATTAG